The following proteins are encoded in a genomic region of Choloepus didactylus isolate mChoDid1 chromosome Y, mChoDid1.pri, whole genome shotgun sequence:
- the PDZD4 gene encoding LOW QUALITY PROTEIN: PDZ domain-containing protein 4 (The sequence of the model RefSeq protein was modified relative to this genomic sequence to represent the inferred CDS: inserted 2 bases in 1 codon; deleted 1 base in 1 codon) yields the protein MGCNMCVVQKPEEQYKVMLQVNGKELSRLSQEQTLEALHSSKEPLVIQVLRCSPCLRRDGSCHDLQLVDSGTQTDISFEHIMALGKLRLEPYVLAKLPPISHEYYDLVEFMEGVQQAADRMDELEYEEVELYKTSHRDKLGLLVCYRTDDEEDLGIYVGEVNPNSIAAKDGRIHEGDRIIQINGVDIQNQEEAVAILSQEENTNISLLVARPESELTKQWKDSDXNFLDDFGSETEGKPKSPPAQQLGHEEENGAPEGGPGLSNSQELDSGLVWTDESTRSEESSEHDLLGDEPPSTTNTPRSLCKFGLQGDTLQGCDFHFSMDSLLAEGVGLGVGDVPGLTDEEYERYQELLEIKCHLENGNQLGLLFPQALGSHGALDMNRNEREPAGTMKKRNKKILDNWMAHGTRSANGKRVYNPLLSVTTI from the exons GTGAACGGGAAGGAGCTCTCCAGGCTGTCTCAGGAGCAAACCCTGGAGGCTCTACACTCCTCCAAGGAGCCCCTGGTGATCCAGGTGCTGAGGTGCAGCCCCTGCCTCCGGCGGGACGGCTCCTGCCACGATCTGCAGCTGGTGGACAGTGGCACTCAGACCGATATCTCCTTCGAGCACATCATGGCATTGGGCAAGCTGCGGCTGGAGCCATATGTTCTTGCCAAGCT CCCTCCAATCAGCCATGAGTATTATGACCTGGTGGAATTCATGGAGGGTGTCCAGCAGGCGGCAGACCGTATGGACGAGCTGGAGTATGAG GAGGTGGAGCTGTACAAAACCAGCCAC CGGGACAAGCTGGGCCTGTTGGTTTGCTACCGCACGGACGATGAGGAGGACCTGGGCATCTACGTCGGAGAG GTAAATCCCAACAGTATCGCAGCCAAAGACGGCCGGATCCATGAGGGAGACCGCATCATCCAG ATCAACGGCGTGGACATCCAGAACCAGGAAGAGGCAGTGGCCATCTTGAGCCAGGAGGAGAACACCAACATCTCCCTGCTGGTGGCCCGGCCTGAGAGCGAG TTGACGAAGCAGTGGAAGGACAGTGA CAACTTCTTAGATGACTTTGGTTCTGAGACTGAGGGGAAGCCAAAATCAccccctgcccagcag CTTGGCCATGAAGAGGAGAACGGGGCCCCCGAGGGGGGCCCGGGCCTGAGCAACAGCCAGGAGCTGGACAGTGGGCTGGTCTGGACAGATGAGAGCACACGCAGCGAGGAGAGCTCTGAGCACGACCTGCTGGGAGACGAGCCCCCCAGCACCACCAACACCCCCAGGAGCCTGTGCAAGTTTGGCCTCCAAGGGGACACCCTGCAGGGCTGCGACTTCCACTTCAGTATGGACTCTCTGCTGGCCGAgggtgtggggctgggggtgggtgatGTGCCGGGTCTCACTGATGAGGAGTATGAGCGCTACCAGGAGCTGCTGGAGATCAAGTGCCACCTGGAAAATGGCAACCAGCTGGGCCTCCTCTTCCCCCAGGCCTTGGGCAGCCACGGCGCCCTAGATATGAACCGCAATGAGAGAGAGCCGGCTGGA ACCATGAAGAAGCGGAACAAGAAGATCCTGGACAACTGGATGGCCCACGGCACGCGCTCTGCCAACGGCAAGAGGGTCTACAACCCGCTGCTGTCTGTCACCACCATCTGA